The window CCAGCGTCGGGCGAAGAAAAATTCGTATTGAAAATCTAGGCGATTAGtgagcgacggcgccggagaTGCTTCCCAATTATGGTCCCTTCCCGTCCCATGCATCGGGCCCCATGTCTGCGAGGCACATATGGAATCGTGTGTGGCACAGTGAGGTATTGCCTGCCGTGGTTAGTTAACGTGCTGATTTGCGAAATTGGCGTCATGCAGGCTGACAGATTCAACACTATCGGGTGGTCCGCGATAGGAggagaggccgaggatggtTGTACTTCATACCTAGTCGCGAATTTAAGCCGAGGGTAATATGAAGGAAGACCAGTTCGCTCAGAATACGACAGAGAGAATCCTGAGAAAGGCGTGTGGGAAATCGGGGGATTCTGAAAACCAGGATTGGGATTGGAGATGAACTCTGGCGGGAGGGCACAGACGGGAGGAGGCAGAACAGACGATCGAGGTTCGAGGAACGAGATAGAGAAGTACTTTCCGAAGTTACGGAATAGACCCTCTTCATGAAGTACAGGTTTAACTTTCCGACAAAATAAGCAATGGATCAGTGACGGGTAGAAGTGGATCCGTGCAGGGACCCCCCACCAACGGCGGGGCGTGGGTGAGGTGAGATGAGGTAATCTGTGCTGCCGCTGGTGGCCGCAGGCGGTCAATCCTGGCAGAACCTTTTCGCCCTCCAAACTTTTTGGTCGGGACCCTAGCGACCAGCGATCAGAGCGTTTGCGACGGTTGAGGGGAAACAAGAATACataggaaaagaaaagacggAGAAAGCAACCATTGGTATTTTCTCACACGACAACCCCGGTTACCATTGCGAAGCGACTATCACAAACTGAAATCGAAGCAAAAGACAACTCACCCACCTCCACGAGACAATGACCAAGACGGCGAGCGCAAAGCGCAAGCGCGCCGAGAGAgaggccctcaaggccgccgatTCCAACAAGCGCGCAAAGAACTCCCACAACGCCACCTCGGCCGATGGCAGCAACACCCCCGACCCCAACGATGCCTCCGATGGCGGCAATGCCGCCACGAAGAACGGCCCCAGGCTGCCCAAGATGCtccaggagaagaagctcttcGTCGAGAACTCCACCGGCAAGGACCGCGTGCGCGAGGCGAAGCTGTACGACCTCCTCAGTAGCGAGAACGAGTccgaccgcctcgaggccgccgctgccatcatctccagcctcctcgacggcgagggcgtaCCAGAGGCCGTGCTGCAGCGCCATCTCGACTGGCGCTTGTTTCGCGGCCTTGCGAGCGGGAGAGCCGCCTCGAGGCTGGGATACAGTGTCGTCCTGACCGAGATTCTTagccagcttctcggccccCCGAAGAACCTAAGCCGCGACAAGTACCCCGGCTTGACCTTCGAAAACGTTCTGGGGATGCTCATGGAGAGGACGCACGTCGGCGGTAACATGCCGGGTCAAGAGGAGCGGGATCTGTGGTTTGGCCAGCTGTTCGGCCTCGAGTGCTTCGTGCGCGCGAGGATCCTTTTCATCCCCGAAGAGGGCCCCGAGAGGTGGAACGAGGTGCTGAGGCTGCTTGTGAAGCTGGGAAACAAAAAGGTCTGGCTGCGGCCGCAGTGCGGGTGGGTCGTCGCCCAGGCGCTGGCCCAGCTCGACCGGAACCGCGTTGAGATGgtcctgcagcagctcgtcgaaTTGGGCTGGGCCAAGACccccgagggcgtcggcatctggctcgtcgccttcgagCAGTGTCCCGATCTGAGCAGCGGCGACCACGCGAAACATCACCATCCCTTGGCATCTAGAAATCTGGGCGAGCTGGCGGGTATCCTGAAGGAAAGTGGTCAGGACGATGTGGagaagcaacagcagcagcagcagcaccaaaGAAGAGGCGGCTTCAGCAAGAACAAACAGGCCAATTGGACGCCGCAGCTCCACTTTGTCTGGGACCTCATTGTGCGCCACTTCCTGCGTAGGGGGCCTGAGCATGTCGACGAATTCAGGGCGTTCTGGAAGCGCGTTGTTGATGGTGAGCCAATACGGTTGCAAGACTCTCCGGCCACCAAGCTAATTGAAGATCGCAGACAACTTCTTTGCAAAGACCGCCACCGAGGGACAGAAATTTAGAGGATTCCTGGTCTTCCAGAAGATGCTCCAGAGCTAtgccgacatcgacgacctccttgACGTTTTGTTCAGCAGAAACCTGATGACCTGCCTCATCAACCAAGCCGCGCAGGAGGACCGCTTCCTACAccgcgccgccctcaagACCTGCAAGGTTATCGAGGAGACGTCCGCCGCGCACCCCGAGGCCACAGGTAtcatcctcgacaacctgatcaacaacaacggcctgTACCGCTTCGACGTCATGACCAAGAGCAAGACGGTCGATAAGATTCTTCAACATGTGAAGGCTGAGACGGGCGAGGATATCATCCAGGTTCTGAGCGGGCCTGTCATGAAGACCTCTACCACATCGTATGCCCGCCCCATACCCCCCTGAAAGTGTGTTTGTGGCTTGGAACTCACAATGTCACAGAAAGGACATCAACGTCGTCAAGCTCGACCTCCGCGTCTACATCGAATACATCTTCCGTCTGGCCACCTCGGCACCGGAAACCGCGCTCCTGGAGCTGACGTCGCTCGCATACGCCAAGCCCATATGGATCCCGGAGAACGCAAACTCACTAGTGACGGAACTTAGCAGAAGCCGTCTCCAGTCCGCATTCGCCAAGCTCTCACGAAAGGCCGAGGATTCGAACTATCTCTGCACCGCGGTTCTATCCATCAACCCCGAGTACATCCGTATGGAAGGCGAGATGAAGAAAGAAGTCAACTCAGCGCGCAAGCGCTTGGAGAAACTCCTGAAGAAAAGCGCCTCCGCGGGGGAGAATGCCTCGGACGAGGTCAAGATCGCACAAGGCTTGGCTCTCCTCCATTCCATCGCTATTTTTCAGCTTTACAACGAGGAGCCGGACGCGTTCCAGCTCCTGAGCGACCTGAAGGAGTACCAGACTCGTCTgcagacggacgaggagggtgccGCCGAGTTCCTGGTCGAAATTCTTCTCGCTCTCGTTTCCCAGCAGTCGTCGCTCTTGCGAGAGGTTTCGCAACGGGTGTTTGGAAACTTTACCGCTCGCGTCTCCCCCAAGGCCttggagctgctgcttgaCGTTCTCGCGGCCGATGAAAGTGCCAAGGGACAGCAGTCGCTGTTCGATGACGTCAATGCCGACGATATGGATGTTGAAGACTTGGAAGaggacggcgaagatgaTTCGGACGACTCGCTCGGCTCCGATGTTGAGGTGGACTCAGATGTTGAATTCGTCGccctcgatgccggcgacggcgaggacgaagaggatgaagatgagaACGAGGAATCTGGATccaatgacgacgacgaggaggccgaccCCGAAGCGGGCAAGAAccttgaggccctcgacgacgccctcagCAAGATCCTCAACAGCCACCGCCTCGACAAAGACCAGGAGGCCGAgtcctcggacgacgactcggacaTGAGCGACTCAGACATGCTGGAGCTCGACAACAAGCTAGCCGAGGTGTTCAAGCAGCGCgccaaggcggcgccgagcaagaagaaggagcgcaaggccgccaaggagtCGGTCGTCAACTTCAAGCGACGCGTTTTGGACCTGCTCGAGATCTACGTGCGAAACGAGGCGGCGAACCCAACGGCGCTCGCCATCCTGCAGCCACTGCTGGAGCTCGTCCGCACGTCGACCATCAAGACGCTCTCGGACCGGGCTTTCGAGCTGATCAAGGACTATCAGAAGAGGCTGCGCAAGGCGAGATCAGGGGCCGTCGGCAAGGAGAGCAAGGCTGACGAGGCGTTGGCGCTCGCGGTGCTGCGGGCCGTGTATgaggagctcaaggccggcgagaccAAGGCGCACGCCAAGGCGGCCGTGCCGGCGTGCCTGATTGCGGCGTCGAGCGTCTTCCATGCCGGCAAGGGCGACCggtccgtcgtcgacgccgtcgtcgggatcatcgaggccggctcGGCTGTGcaggaggagatgaagaaggcctGGGAAGAGTGGTGCAGGAACCACGAGgccctgaagaagaaggccgccgccggcgattCTGGAATGGCCAAGTAAcagaagaggaaagaaaaagaaaggtGTCTAATAGATCCCCTGCGTGGTACAAAGAAAGATTCATTGTTGGCGTACCGGGCCTGGGACAGGGAACAAAGACCTGATTTGAGTCGAGATATAGAAAGAAGCATTAGCCCTCAAAGGCAGTGGGAATATTCTAGATTTTCTGTATTGATCCTATTTAATGACTGCGGATTCCCATCTCTCTGATTTACGCGACCTCCTCACAACTTGCGGTAACAGCTGTCGGCTCGATCAGTTCACCAATAACCCACTTGTCTGAGTATTTCCAGACGCGTTCCGCGCATTCTGGTGATTAGGATGGTGTTCTTGctcttccctctcctttTCAGAAGCCGTGCCGAATCGTCGTTCAATATTTGGCTTATATCAAGCACTCTTCCATGGGCGGCGATGCAAGAATtagaggaagggaaagatAACGCCACGCCTACGTGGGTTTTGGCTGAGCAGGGTTCGGTAGGGAGGTGCAGGGGGTGAGGGAACAGTGACCAGTCTAGGTTGGTGCACAGGGAGAAGCGGGACGGCTTGAGCAGTCTCGGGTGACCAAAAGAAGATGTGCTCCTCCTGGTAAACGTCGCTGGAGTCACCAGAAGGGGCACGTTCGCAGCCATCCTCAAGACCAAATGATTGGTAGGGAGGCGAAGCAGGTGAGGCAGGCGCTTGTGAGAGAACATACTTCTGCGGGGTTTCAGAGACACCTTCCTGCTCTTCTGGGAGGGCCTCATCTGAGTCCGGGTTGCAGACAGTCAGGGACCCATAtggagggaaaagaaaggccTCGGTTGGAGAAAGTGACGCTTGCGGTTCTCCCTGGAGAACAGACGGGCGGTCAGGGTTACAGATAGCCAGTGGGCCAATCTCATAGTCGAGAAGATCatctgcagctgcagcagtaGCAACAACTTCGATGCCATTGCGAGGGCCGTCCTGTTGTTCCGGGCTGGGGGTTGGTTCCTCTGTATCCAACTCCTCCTGAGTGCGCACGTCGAAGCTGAGGTAGTCCTCCCAGCCTTGCTGGTCATCCAAGTACGGCACCCCAGGAGGGGGGAATGGTTTCTGGTGGATCTCAATGGCCCACTTCAAGAAGTAGCTGTTGTCCAAGACGTCGAAGAGGGGCCGGAGGCGAAGGCCGGCATGGTGAAGgttgcggcggcagcgcgaaGGGGTGGGGAACTTAGGcatggctgccgctgctctgGGTGTCGTTTGTGGAAGTTGTGGAAGTTGTGGTTTGTTGGTTTGCGGCACCCTGTTGAGTGTCAGGGTACCTAGCTTATTGTATATGTCTGAACGCTGGGGGCACAAATGTTCAGATCGAGCTATAGTGGTTTTTTAGTAAGTGTTACTGCAAGTTAGAGTGGGAAATTGTGTGAAAATTTAAGCTGGTAGCAGAAGGTGGCAGAGGTCCTTGGGTGCTTGGATAGTCGAAGTTAGGGCAAGCATTGCCAGGCACTAATCGAGGTAAACAAAGAACTTGGGTTAGTATAAAGGCGTTGTTCAGTGATTCTAAGGTTGCCTAAACCTCGAGTTACACGAGGTGTCTGTCCACCTAGAGAAGAGAGCCTAAGTCCTGGAGCTCAAGCTAATACATCATTCGATAACCATGGACTTGAATAAACTTTAGCTAGTAGAGTTATGATTTATTTTCTTACCTACTGATTTGCATTATAATATCCTAATGAGAAAGCAAATGACTTGCTGACGCAAGGAGTGGGCCAATTTTTAGGTGCGCAGGTGCCTAGGTGGTACGGAGTAGTGAAATCCGACTCGTCGCCGAAGTGGGTCCGTAGCAAAAGTCGGATTCGGTGTCCGTTGTGGGGCCGCATCGGTCCGAGTCGCCGTACAGGCGTCCGAACATCCCAGGTCGACAAGAAAACAAAGCTTCCCTGCGCATCGTTGGAAAAGCCAATGCTGGTTGGACCTTCTCATATTattcctcccccccaccgCTATTATGAGATTACTCAATAGGATGATTGAGCATGGTTTACTTAATAGAGACACAAGACCAAAAATATCATCGCTAGGGCCTATGAAGATCTTTTGTACTACAAATCATCAATGATGCCACTACAATGCCTGGGACCAGACGCAGTCTGTGGCTAACTGAAATCTGGACACGGATCGCCAGGCAAGTACTTCATGCGCATAATGGCTAGACAACACAGCTAGACTTCCTATTTGGAAAATCCTAGACTCCGTCCGTTGACAACCGGGATAACTGAAAAGGTCTCGTGTTGTCGACTGAATCTTCGAGCCAGCGGACTGGAGCGTGAAACGGATACCGGTATTCTGTATCATCGAACTACCTCTGCAACGCCAATACAGCCGCGAAAACATTTCCGATACCCCGTGGACGGCAACGCCAACATGTTCAGCTGGGCGGGCACGTGAGATATACAAGTTTATGGCTGCATTGAGGTACATGCTTTTCGCTGTAGAGGAGGGCTCGTTCAGGCACCGCAGGCTGCCAGGGACGCAACAGTCCCACCAGACCGTGCACCCGAGGATAACTGCCGGGTTCGGGACATGAGTTCATGGTTCTCGACAGACCTCATCACCCACCATTTTCCCAAGACTGCCTTAATCGCACCAATGGTCTTCTGAAATTGTCTTTCTGGCCGCGAGACGGCCGAAGCTGTGGCGAGACGGGTCTTTGGGTGACCAAAGTAGAGAGGATCCGGGTCACAactggtggtggtgaaggaggagaggggggggactTCGTATTTGGAAAAGAAGCACCAAGATAGGGTTACGGAGTCTATGAATAAACATGGACAGCCATTGATAAACGGCGCAGCATAGGGATTTGACGAAAGTAGTCACCCCTACGCATCAAAACAATGAATATGTACTACCTGAACAAAAGGAAACGTGTCATTCTCATACTTGCAAAGGGCCAAAGTTACTCTCCCAGAGGGACCATTCAAATTGATGCTTGGAAGATGAAAAGGTGTAGCACGAAGTGCTAGGTAGGGGCTTAAAATACCGAGGACTCGATTGACTAAACGGGACTCAGCCCCTTCCCCCTCAAGCAGGCTGTCAATATCATCAATGGCTCCTGTTTCGCCGCATCCGACACGTTTTGGGAAAACCCCGTGATTGAATTTCAAAGAATCAAGCTCTCGATTCAAGTTCCGAGTGCGGCCCACAAAGCCACGGCTGTCTATCTCTCCTGTTGAGCTGGCACCGGTTCTATGTCGCCAAAGCCTCAAAGCAAAGGCCCACCAGCACAATCCTGCTTGTTCTCTTTGAAAGATCAAGCGGACGAAGGGAAGGACTCAATTTTTTTTCTCATTTCAACACCTGGAAGAACCTATCATGATAAATGTCACCGCGCCCCGCATGTCTACATCCAATGTTAGACGGACAACTCCCATCGTCATTTGTGACTTCACCGTATGACCGTCACAACGCCGCAATCGCTTCACCAATTCTCGTTTCAACCACAGCTAAAAAAAGCATacggcctcttccacccATCTACACACCAAGAATGTGTATCAAACTTTGGCGCAAGTATCTTTGCCCCAAGGCGCCCGATCACACGCCGACAAGCCAGCTTCCCCAGCTGGGGACCTGCCAGCACCCCTGCCCGAGAACCGATGTACCTGGCCACCATTTGGTCACACAAGACACGAATATTTACCGAGAGAACGAAGAGAGCCCAGACGACAATTCCAACGAGAGCCTGCAAATACACTGGGTTTACAACTGGTTGAGATGCGCCCATGTCTACTCCAAAGACTGCTCAGCGAGAGACTGCGTGGGAGTCCGGGTTCAAATTTTCAACTTGCCATGCTGTTACTGTCTCGGGGCTATGGATAACCACACCTCATTTCAAGGCTCTATGGTATCAACCTTCAACAGAAAGCTGGCAATCCCATGGGATACGGAAACGGCGGACAATGAGAGGCAGCACGCTTTCGAACAATACAGGGAGTGCTACCTACGCGAATTGCTCATGTTGGTTGAAGTGATGCTGATGAAGCCCTTGTCAATCGAAGCCCGGACGATTCGCTGGGAAAGCATCATCAGCACTGTCTGGCCAGAGACTTTTTGCAGACTGAAGCGCGAGCACCTTGGTCACGTAACAGCCTCTTACTGCGACTGCGAATCGACCAAGGAGGAGTGGCGGGTCAACATGTCGTGGTCCAAACGAAAGAACGAGGCACAAGCCATTCTCGACGATCTCGAAGCAAAGTTTGGTCAAGCTGGCTCGGTTGTTGGCTTTTGGTGGCAGCCAGGCtacggcgaggatgacgactGGGAGCCAACGAGAAGGGCGCAAGTAGTTTACGATCAGTACGAACGAGGAAATGACTACCCGCTGCATCAGATGACTTTTGTCAACTTCTTAGAAAAGGAGCATGATCGGCGGTACCAGAAGCTTCGTCAAATGGCCGAAAGATGCCGAGAAAATCTGATCAGGATGGGCGAAGCACGGTCACAGAAGCATCCGGACGGGTTGTACTGGCGACGAAATCGACAGATCCCTTGGATGGGTATAGACGACTGGGAGAGTTCGCTGAATCGGCGCATGGAGTTCCTGGACTGGATATACCGGTTCCTCGCGCTCGACCCCGGGCTCGACGAAGAGCTCATGA is drawn from Colletotrichum destructivum chromosome 6, complete sequence and contains these coding sequences:
- a CDS encoding Putative DNA polymerase V/Myb-binding protein 1A, which gives rise to MTKTASAKRKRAEREALKAADSNKRAKNSHNATSADGSNTPDPNDASDGGNAATKNGPRLPKMLQEKKLFVENSTGKDRVREAKLYDLLSSENESDRLEAAAAIISSLLDGEGVPEAVLQRHLDWRLFRGLASGRAASRLGYSVVLTEILSQLLGPPKNLSRDKYPGLTFENVLGMLMERTHVGGNMPGQEERDLWFGQLFGLECFVRARILFIPEEGPERWNEVLRLLVKLGNKKVWLRPQCGWVVAQALAQLDRNRVEMVLQQLVELGWAKTPEGVGIWLVAFEQCPDLSSGDHAKHHHPLASRNLGELAGILKESGQDDVEKQQQQQQHQRRGGFSKNKQANWTPQLHFVWDLIVRHFLRRGPEHVDEFRAFWKRVVDDNFFAKTATEGQKFRGFLVFQKMLQSYADIDDLLDVLFSRNLMTCLINQAAQEDRFLHRAALKTCKVIEETSAAHPEATGIILDNLINNNGLYRFDVMTKSKTVDKILQHVKAETGEDIIQVLSGPVMKTSTTSKDINVVKLDLRVYIEYIFRLATSAPETALLELTSLAYAKPIWIPENANSLVTELSRSRLQSAFAKLSRKAEDSNYLCTAVLSINPEYIRMEGEMKKEVNSARKRLEKLLKKSASAGENASDEVKIAQGLALLHSIAIFQLYNEEPDAFQLLSDLKEYQTRLQTDEEGAAEFLVEILLALVSQQSSLLREVSQRVFGNFTARVSPKALELLLDVLAADESAKGQQSLFDDVNADDMDVEDLEEDGEDDSDDSLGSDVEVDSDVEFVALDAGDGEDEEDEDENEESGSNDDDEEADPEAGKNLEALDDALSKILNSHRLDKDQEAESSDDDSDMSDSDMLELDNKLAEVFKQRAKAAPSKKKERKAAKESVVNFKRRVLDLLEIYVRNEAANPTALAILQPLLELVRTSTIKTLSDRAFELIKDYQKRLRKARSGAVGKESKADEALALAVLRAVYEELKAGETKAHAKAAVPACLIAASSVFHAGKGDRSVVDAVVGIIEAGSAVQEEMKKAWEEWCRNHEALKKKAAAGDSGMAK